The following are encoded in a window of Periplaneta americana isolate PAMFEO1 chromosome 13, P.americana_PAMFEO1_priV1, whole genome shotgun sequence genomic DNA:
- the LOC138711876 gene encoding facilitated trehalose transporter Tret1-like isoform X5 yields MKMGSIGLLPAHYCLSVSGRKWTLNFKNRNAEKKWNVQLTAGAAANLGTIGSGMTLGFSAVALPAMQTSYHEPAVSDEEASWVASLTSIGMPVGCLFMGPLMDRLGRKRTLMLVNLPAVLGWLLLASASHSPSWFLWQVYAGRLLTGLTTGLVNTPAVVYASETMEKMWRGVVVTWPSIGVSLGVLIVYVLGAIFRDNWRLVAGISTIIPVVSIVVVWYVLPETPVWLVSRGKNEEAELSIRRIRSVPPEQSLPDNLQEELDAMISSRTQQTSESSWKDTLAFLKRPEAYKPLLIFNAFFFFQQFSGIFVIIFYAVSIIRESRVNFDGYLATVLIGVCRLVVSVIISFASRRYGRRLLCNISGVGLTLTTGCLALFLSLNHGGIIDAKALATYTWIPVSALLLSVLLGTVGFLTLPFAMIGEVYPLKIRGSACGFTTFMATIFVFVAVKLYPEMKHLMGLHNVFVFYTAVACAGTVTMYFCLPETQGKTLEEIEEYFRSGGKSAMDKEKAASSKLLQVTVQEKSSLEEER; encoded by the exons ATGAAAATGGGTTCCATTGGACTACTGCCAGCACATTATTGCTTATCCGTGTCCGGGAGGAAGTGGACCCTGAATTTCAAAAACcgaaatgcagaaaaaaaatgGAATGTG CAACTAACGGCCGGGGCAGCGGCGAACCTGGGCACCATCGGATCGGGCATGACGCTCGGATTCTCCGCAGTGGCACTGCCGGCCATGCAGACATCATACCACGAGCCTGCTGTGTCTGACGAAGAAGCCTCCTGGGTAG CCTCCCTAACTTCCATCGGCATGCCGGTGGGCTGCCTCTTCATGGGGCCCTTGATGGACAGGCTAGGACGCAAGCGCACTCTCATGCTGGTTAACCTGCCCGCTGTTCTTGGTTGGCTGCTCCTTGCATCGGCGTCCCACAGCCCAAGCTGGTTCTTGTGGCAGGTGTACGCGGGTCGACTCCTGACGGGACTCACAACAGGTCTCGTGAACACTCCAGCCGTGGTGTACGCCAGCGAGACCATGGAGAAGATGTGGCGCGGCGTCGTGGTCACCTGGCCTTCTATAG GTGTGTCGTTGGGCGTACTGATCGTCTACGTTCTGGGCGCCATATTCCGAGACAACTGGCGGCTCGTTGCCGGAATCAGCACTATCATCCCAGTTGTTTCGATCGTGGTGGTGTGGTACGTGCTTCCCGAGACCCCGGTATGGCTCGTATCGAGAGGGAAAAATGAGGAAGCCGAGCTGTCCATTAGACGCATCAGAAGCGTGCCCCCGGAGCAGAGCCTTCCAGATAACTTGCAGGAAGAACTGGACGCCATGATCTCCAGTCGTACTCAGCAGACCAGCGAGAGCAGCTGGAAGGACACATTGGCCTTCCTCAAACGACCAGAGGCTTACAAGCCTCTGCTCATCTTTAACGCATTCtttttcttccagcagttttCCGGCATATTCGTCATCATCTTCTACGCTGTCAGTATTATTCGCGAATCCAGAGTAAACTTCGACGGTTACCTAGCAACAGTATTAATCGGAGTTTGCCGTCTGGTGGTGTCGGTGATCATCAGCTTTGCCTCACGGCGCTATGGCCGCCGGTTGCTCTGCAACATTTCAGGGGTGGGCCTCACTCTCACTACAGGATGTCTGGCACTGTTCCTGAGTTTGAACCATGGGGGGATCATCGATGCCAAAGCCTTGGCCACGTACACTTGGATCCCCGTGTCAGCCCTACTGTTATCCGTTCTGCTGGGCACCGTTGGATTTCTCACTCTGCCCTTTGCCATGATAGGAGAGGTATACCCTCTCAAGATCAGGGGGTCAGCCTGCGGTTTCACTACCTTTATGGCCACGATATTCGTCTTCGTGGCTGTGAAACTCTATCCGGAAATGAAGCATCTAATGGGTTTGCATAATGTGTTCGTTTTCTACACAGCCGTGGCGTGTGCGGGTACTGTGACCATGTACTTCTGCCTGCCGGAGACGCAGGGCAAGACCTTGGAGGAGATTGAGGAGTATTTCAGAAGCGGAGGGAAATCTGCGATGGACAAGGAGAAGGCGGCATCCAGCAAACTGCTGCAGGTCACAGTGCAGGAGAAGAGCTCTCTAGAAGAGGAGAGATGA